In Capsicum annuum cultivar UCD-10X-F1 chromosome 7, UCD10Xv1.1, whole genome shotgun sequence, one genomic interval encodes:
- the LOC107878130 gene encoding pentatricopeptide repeat-containing protein At5g65560: MVNTLKPIFLYSLNPHYSSKFSRFTYLGRLQFSSKPDFFQQSECLKTQEGNKLLFVVSKVSDILSNPVVQWQKSAELKSLSSTLRPSHVAKLIEIHENAEVVLQFFYWVSKRHFYKHDMNCYVSMLNRLVFDKKFAPADHVRILMIKACRNEGEMKWVIEYLSELRRKGLGYSLYSFNTLLIQLGKFEMVEVAKSVYQEIMSSGIDPSLLTFNTMINILCKKGKVEDAKLIMSHIYQHELSPNVFTYTSLILGHCRNRDLDAAFVVFDQMVQDGVDLNAAPYTTLINGLCTDGRVDEAMDMLDEMIEKGIEPTVYTYTVPIRSLCDVGREKEAVDLVVSMRKRGCEPNVWTYTALIGRLSQAGLFEVSIGLYHNMLRKGLRPTMVTFNILITELCGAKKIDRAFNIFHWIDAHGYKPNTVTCNALIHGLCLVGNIERAMVLFSEMLKVGPGPTVITYNTLINGYLKRGFLNNAMRLLDLMKNNGCKADEWTYAELISGFCKWGKLDSALVLFQEMIKHGLGPNQVNYTALIDGLSKEEKVDDALALLERMEESGCSPGVETYNAIINGLSKKNRLLEAERLCNKMSLSGLLPNVITYSTLIDGLCRNGGTHLAFKIFHDMKRKNCMPNLYTYSSLIYGLCLEGQADKAESLLREMEKKGLAPDYVTYTSLIDGFVALGRLDHALLLLRQMVDKGCQPNYRTFSVLLKGLQKEHQLISRKVSVKHETVYSSTASKKDVTIELLCTLLDRMSEIGCEPNAGTYCTLILGMYSEGKTYEAEQLIEHMREKGFSPTTAAYCSLLVSYCNNLKVDAALEIFDSLIQQGFQPPLSIYQSLICALCKRRRLKEVEELFENMLGKQWNNDEIVWTILIDGLLKERESELCMKLLHVMESKSCNISFQTYVILARELSKLDG, from the coding sequence ATGGTAAACACCCTCAAACCAATATTCCTCTATTCATTAAATCCGCATTACAGCAGCAAGTTCAGCCGTTTTACTTATCTGGGTCGTCTTCAATTTTCATCGAAACCCGATTTTTTCCAACAATCTGAGTGTCTAAAAACACAAGAAGGCAATAAACTTCTGTTCGTTGTTTCTAAAGTATCCGATATTTTGTCCAATCCCGTGGTGCAATGGCAGAAAAGTGCAGAGCTAAAGTCATTGAGCTCAACATTGAGACCCAGTCACGTGGCGAAACTAATTGAGATCCATGAAAATGCTGAAGTTGTATTGCAGTTCTTTTATTGGGTTTCGAAGAGGCATTTTTACAAACATGATATGAACTGTTATGTTTCCATGTTGAATAGACTTGTTTTTGATAAGAAATTTGCTCCTGCTGATCATGTGAGGATCTTGATGATTAAAGCTTGTAGAAATGAGGGTGAAATGAAGTGGGTTATTGAGTATTTAAGTGAACTTAGAAGAAAAGGTCTTGGGTATAGCTTGTATAGCTTTAATACTTTGTTGATTCAATTGGGTAAGTTTGAGATGGTTGAGGTAGCTAAGAGTGTTTACCAAGAAATCATGAGTAGTGGAATCGACCCGAGTTTATTGACTTttaacactatgataaacatattgTGCAAGAAAGGGAAAGTTGAGGATGCCAAGTTGATAATGAGTCATATTTATCAGCACGAATTGAGTCCCAATGTGTTTACATATACATCTCTGATTCTGGGGCATTGTAGGAACAGGGACTTGGATGCAGCATTTGTGGTGTTTGATCAGATGGTTCAGGATGGAGTTGATCTGAATGCAGCACCTTATACTACTCTTATAAATGGACTTTGCACGGATGGGAGGGTGGATGAGGCTATGGACATGCTTGACGAGATGATTGAGAAAGGTATTGAACCCACTGTGTATACGTACACAGTTCCAATTCGTTCCTTGTGTGATGTTGGACGTGAGAAGGAGGCTGTTGATCTTGTAGTGAGCATGAGAAAGAGGGGATGTGAACCGAATGTCTGGACATATACAGCTCTAATTGGTCGACTGTCTCAAGCTGGACTCTTTGAAGTGTCAATTGGATTGTACCACAACATGCTGAGAAAAGGTTTGCGCCCAACTATGGTTACATTCaatatattgataactgaattatGTGGAGCAAAAAAAATAGATAGAGCTTTTAATATTTTCCACTGGATTGACGCACATGGATACAAACCCAACACTGTAACTTGCAATGCACTGATCCATGGATTATGCTTGGTTGGGAATATTGAAAGGGCAATGGTTCTATTCAGTGAAATGCTAAAGGTGGGTCCGGGTCCAACAGTGATAACTTATAATACCCTCATTAATGGCTACCTTAAACGGGGCTTTCTCAACAATGCTATGAGACTGCTGGATTTGATGAAGAATAATGGATGTAAAGCTGATGAATGGACTTATGCAGAACTTATTTCTGGTTTCTGCAAGTGGGGCAAGCTTGATTCAGCTTTAGTTCTCTTCCAGGAAATGATAAAGCATGGTTTAGGCCCAAACCAGGTAAACTATACAGCTTTAATTGATGGTCTCTCCAAGGAAGAGAAAGTGGATGATGCACTTGCATTACTTGAACGGATGGAGGAGAGTGGTTGCAGTCCAGGCGTTGAAACTTACAATGCCATCATTAATGGTTTGTCCAAAAAGAACAGGCTTTTGGAAGCAGAGAGACTATGTAATAAGATGTCATTAAGTGGACTGCTCCCAAATGTTATCACCTACTCAACTTTGATTGATGGTCTTTGTAGGAATGGTGGGACTCATCTTGCATTTAAAATTTTCCATGATATGAAGAGAAAAAATTGCATGCCAAACCTGTATACTTACAGTTCACTGATATATGGTTTATGTCTTGAAGGCCAGGCTGATAAGGCGGAGAGCTTACTCAGAGAAATGGAGAAAAAAGGATTAGCTCCTGATTATGTGACTTATACTTCACTAATTGATGGGTTTGTAGCATTAGGTAGACTAGATCATGCACTTTTACTTCTTCGTCAGATGGTTGATAAGGGTTGTCAACCAAATTATAGAACCTTTAGTGTGTTGTTGAAAGGATTGCAAAAGGAGCATCAGTTGATTTCGCGGAAGGTTTCTGTCAAGCATGAAACAGTGTATAGTAGCACAGCTAGCAAGAAGGATGTTACTATTGAACTGTTATGTACGCTACTAGATAGAATGTCAGAAATTGGTTGTGAGCCAAATGCAGGCACATATTGCACTTTAATTCTTGGTATGTATAGTGAAGGTAAAACTTATGAAGCAGAGCAGTTGATTGAACATATGAGGGAGAAAGGCTTCAGTCCTACTACTGCAGCATATTGCTCTCTTTTAGTTTCTTATTGCAACAATTTAAAAGTGGATGCCGCTTTGGAAATATTTGATTCATTGATTCAACAAGGTTTTCAACCTCCTCTGTCAATTTATCAATCACTCATTTGCGCTCTCTGTAAAAGAAGACGACTAAAAGAAGTTGAAGAGCTATTTGAAAACATGCTTGGGAAACAGTGGAACAATGATGAGATTGTTTGGACCATCCTGATTGATGGTTTACTCAAGGAGAGAGAATCTGAATTGTGCATGAAACTTCTTCATGTCATGGAATCCAAGAGCTGCAATATTAGTTTCCAGACATATGTCATATTGGCAAGAGAATTGTCGAAATTAGATGGTTAA